Proteins found in one Verrucomicrobiia bacterium genomic segment:
- a CDS encoding ASCH domain-containing protein — MKAISIKQPWANLIASGEKTIETRVWSTSYRGEVLLVSSKIPKIEPAGFAVATAELVECRPMTLEDEAAACCAIYPDAISWVFKNVRAIEPFEVKGQLGLYDIEVSPEKLLPRKKPKQRTFFD, encoded by the coding sequence ATGAAAGCGATTTCGATAAAACAGCCGTGGGCCAACCTTATTGCATCAGGCGAGAAGACAATTGAAACCCGTGTCTGGAGCACTTCATACCGAGGTGAGGTGCTGCTAGTTTCATCGAAGATACCTAAAATCGAACCGGCGGGTTTTGCAGTGGCAACAGCAGAACTAGTAGAGTGTCGTCCCATGACTCTCGAAGATGAGGCAGCAGCGTGCTGTGCTATCTATCCGGATGCCATTTCATGGGTTTTTAAGAACGTAAGAGCGATTGAGCCCTTTGAGGTCAAGGGGCAATTGGGATTGTACGATATTGAAGTTTCACCCGAAAAATTATTGCCTAGAAAGAAGCCCAAGCAGCGCACATTCTTTGACTGA
- the qatC gene encoding Qat anti-phage system QueC-like protein QatC codes for MNVVRYIGESESLPSDYLRCFEPDSGWVIYNSLPPGANVVVRFELDGRPLEIDFDSLTRDFLDLATLVYIADEINVRRQASNQWTRRFNVLFPVRNPDLWSANQKLLYSVLETLAGDHYEFTWIPRPKLHNFGNHREKMPKGYDTVCLFSGGIDSFMGAYKLLSEGKKVLFVGHQAEGTAASAQTQLIEFLRREFPDRCALVQCRVARSTKDVIIYDLPSNDEDTHRTRSLLFLGLAIGVARAAEIDQVYIPENGLIALNPPLGKSRLGTLSTRTVHPKYLTELCDFLNVTGIFQGSIKNPFLFSSKTDMLVGIDPKLSDALKRSVSCARPYLYKHLGVRHCGYCVPCIYRRTAMMSAGLDASTDYAYQIFEGMPDAEVVKQIDFRSLFAFAKKVVSATPLGRELIALSHGSFPLSAGERFGGKPVQNYDIWGEMLFRWATDFLGKIDKVGSVRTKKALGFRSV; via the coding sequence ATGAACGTGGTGCGTTATATCGGAGAATCAGAATCACTTCCATCAGATTACCTGCGATGTTTTGAGCCAGACTCTGGATGGGTCATTTACAACTCTTTGCCACCTGGGGCAAATGTTGTTGTGAGGTTTGAATTGGATGGAAGGCCGTTAGAGATAGATTTCGATAGTCTAACGCGAGATTTTTTGGATCTCGCCACTCTGGTTTATATCGCGGATGAAATTAATGTTCGTAGACAAGCTTCCAACCAATGGACAAGAAGGTTCAATGTCTTGTTTCCTGTTAGAAATCCTGATTTGTGGAGCGCAAACCAAAAGTTGCTTTACAGCGTCTTGGAGACATTGGCCGGCGATCACTACGAGTTTACTTGGATACCTCGTCCTAAACTGCACAATTTCGGCAATCATAGAGAGAAAATGCCAAAGGGGTATGATACTGTATGCCTCTTTTCTGGTGGAATTGACTCGTTCATGGGAGCTTATAAACTCCTATCTGAGGGGAAAAAGGTTTTGTTTGTGGGGCATCAAGCTGAAGGAACTGCCGCTTCGGCCCAGACGCAATTAATCGAGTTCTTGCGCCGTGAGTTTCCTGATCGATGTGCGCTAGTGCAGTGTCGGGTGGCTAGATCGACAAAGGATGTAATCATCTACGATTTACCGTCAAACGATGAAGATACTCATCGTACTCGATCACTATTGTTTCTAGGGTTGGCGATCGGTGTTGCAAGAGCAGCGGAAATAGATCAGGTTTACATTCCAGAAAATGGCTTAATTGCCCTAAACCCTCCACTGGGGAAGAGCAGACTTGGAACGCTTAGCACAAGGACCGTGCATCCAAAATATTTAACCGAACTTTGTGATTTCTTGAATGTTACTGGAATTTTTCAGGGTTCGATTAAAAACCCATTCCTGTTTAGCAGCAAAACAGACATGCTGGTCGGCATTGACCCAAAGCTGAGCGATGCCTTGAAAAGATCTGTGTCTTGTGCTCGGCCGTACCTTTATAAACATTTAGGTGTTCGTCATTGTGGATATTGTGTGCCTTGTATCTATCGGCGCACCGCAATGATGAGCGCTGGACTCGATGCATCGACAGATTATGCGTATCAGATTTTTGAGGGCATGCCTGATGCTGAAGTGGTAAAGCAAATCGATTTTCGATCGTTGTTTGCCTTTGCGAAAAAAGTTGTTTCAGCTACTCCATTGGGCCGAGAATTGATAGCTCTTTCGCATGGGAGTTTTCCTCTCTCCGCTGGCGAAAGATTTGGTGGTAAACCTGTTCAAAACTATGATATATGGGGCGAGATGCTCTTTAGATGGGCAACCGATTTCTTAGGTAAAATTGATAAAGTTGGTTCTGTAAGGACAAAGAAAGCATTAGGTTTCCGCTCTGTCTAA
- a CDS encoding P-loop NTPase fold protein, which yields MWSDRETHLDCLGYGTYVSVLSNVCTHKDLAPLTLGIFGPWGSGKTSLMKMLMREIDASKGGKKRNTLWFNAWMYEGREEAQSALIHAILTNLQKDLSLTAEAKQLAAKLKKGASVLKLGKFIMKSAVTMTPDVDGFLDCFENESEKVAQTMESFENDFSELLKLAGIDRIVVFIDDLDRCSSMKVIETFETIKLFLNTPACTFVIGADAEKIQQAVGEVYQVSDLKRQKDYLEKIVQIPFSIPAQNLQDIGCYVGMLLIGRHLNDSGWADLAANRPAFYKPSGELVDPFCKWVNDNAPLVGGAQKPLTDELTAILPNVDTLARGLRGNPRQIKRFLNILSLRRQLVAANNLSNVTDAMLVKVAVLEYVWSEFFFILAETIDPQTGCSELLAQIELSLDENAASERSSSVNTFLGEPGLVDFILSEPKLDGAINLKDYLFLAQTSLSRGQVTGIVSVDEKTKQLVRVVSGSDTTLSRSAAKRAAHEPTVAAAVVRQLATMLPSVKEHLIATNIIMGLGHICGIHKDLYKATIKVVGEVDASNTGVALAASTFLEGAKKNGIEVPAAITEKFTSASKLVNAFGTGKFKPRRLGGK from the coding sequence ATGTGGTCTGATCGGGAAACACACTTAGACTGCTTAGGCTATGGCACTTATGTCAGTGTGCTATCTAATGTTTGCACACACAAAGATTTGGCACCACTAACACTTGGGATTTTCGGCCCTTGGGGCAGTGGAAAAACTAGTTTAATGAAGATGCTGATGCGAGAGATAGACGCATCAAAGGGAGGCAAGAAACGGAATACATTGTGGTTTAACGCTTGGATGTACGAAGGCAGAGAGGAAGCGCAAAGTGCGCTAATTCACGCCATTTTGACGAATCTTCAAAAAGACTTGTCCCTCACCGCAGAAGCAAAGCAGTTAGCGGCCAAGCTAAAGAAAGGGGCAAGCGTTTTGAAGCTCGGTAAGTTCATTATGAAAAGTGCCGTCACAATGACTCCCGATGTAGACGGTTTTCTCGATTGTTTTGAAAATGAATCAGAAAAAGTGGCTCAAACGATGGAATCGTTTGAAAACGATTTTTCCGAGCTTTTGAAGCTGGCTGGAATAGATCGAATAGTAGTTTTTATTGATGATTTGGATCGTTGCTCGAGCATGAAGGTGATTGAGACATTCGAGACCATAAAACTTTTCCTCAATACTCCAGCTTGTACCTTTGTGATAGGCGCTGATGCAGAGAAAATTCAGCAGGCTGTGGGGGAGGTCTATCAAGTAAGCGATCTTAAAAGGCAGAAAGACTATTTGGAAAAGATTGTTCAAATACCATTCAGCATACCTGCACAAAACTTACAGGATATTGGTTGTTACGTGGGGATGCTGCTTATTGGTAGGCACTTGAACGATAGCGGGTGGGCGGATTTGGCAGCAAATCGCCCCGCTTTCTACAAGCCAAGTGGAGAGTTGGTCGATCCTTTTTGCAAGTGGGTCAATGATAATGCTCCACTGGTTGGAGGAGCTCAGAAGCCACTCACAGACGAGCTAACGGCGATACTGCCCAATGTTGACACTCTCGCAAGGGGCCTCAGAGGGAACCCTCGTCAAATTAAGAGATTTCTTAATATTCTTTCATTAAGAAGGCAATTGGTTGCGGCGAACAATCTCTCCAACGTCACGGATGCGATGTTGGTTAAAGTGGCGGTCCTAGAATATGTTTGGAGTGAATTTTTCTTCATCCTTGCTGAGACGATTGATCCTCAAACGGGTTGTAGCGAACTACTTGCTCAGATTGAATTGAGTTTGGATGAAAATGCTGCCTCTGAACGGTCTTCCTCAGTCAACACATTCTTGGGTGAGCCAGGGTTGGTGGATTTTATCCTGTCAGAGCCCAAGTTGGATGGGGCAATTAATCTTAAGGACTATCTTTTCTTGGCCCAGACCTCTCTTAGCCGAGGGCAGGTTACTGGCATTGTCTCTGTTGATGAAAAGACCAAACAGTTGGTAAGGGTGGTTTCGGGGTCTGATACTACGTTGTCAAGGAGTGCCGCGAAACGCGCTGCACATGAGCCCACTGTGGCCGCAGCGGTTGTCAGGCAGCTTGCAACCATGCTGCCCTCGGTAAAAGAGCATTTAATTGCAACGAATATTATCATGGGTCTTGGTCATATATGCGGTATCCACAAAGATTTGTACAAAGCAACCATTAAAGTTGTTGGAGAGGTTGATGCTAGCAATACTGGAGTAGCGCTCGCAGCTTCAACATTCCTAGAAGGCGCAAAAAAGAATGGGATAGAAGTTCCGGCCGCGATTACGGAGAAATTTACAAGCGCATCAAAACTTGTAAACGCATTTGGAACCGGAAAGTTCAAACCTCGTCGATTGGGAGGAAAATAA